In one Lolium rigidum isolate FL_2022 chromosome 3, APGP_CSIRO_Lrig_0.1, whole genome shotgun sequence genomic region, the following are encoded:
- the LOC124694398 gene encoding AAA-ATPase ASD, mitochondrial-like, giving the protein MDMFLGGRSADGHQGWAAGMLTSLASLLFFWSMLQQCIPSMLKEYLDTLTTRIVDAISPYDTITIDEKDPDFFGRSEAYLTTEAYLSATCASRARSLRATLDIDDDRMSLSMDDYEAVVDEFHGANMCWNKSKVVPRATTIITEHPGRTDERRMYRLTFHHRHRVLVEDSYLPHVLAEGREAMARNRQRSLYTNKPKDDWSGDYDAWSSVKFEHPSTFATLAMDPGRKQQILDDLEMFHDGKDFYASVGKAWKRGYLLFGPPGTGKSTMIAAIANFLHYDVYDLELTAVKSNSELRRLFIDTKDKSIIVIEDIDCSIDLTGKRKKKGKTKQKKKDDDNESKVTLSGVLNFIDGLWSGCGGERVIVFTTNHKENLDPALIRRGRMDMHIEMSYCCFESFKVLANNYLGVTDHSLFTEIQKLLGEVNMSPADVAENLMPRSKKKDADAYLGRLVTALKEKAVAGDKGEEEDDSSDQDEEEEGSKKNDNTDKDDDGK; this is encoded by the coding sequence ATGGACATGTTCCTCGGCGGCAGGAGCGCCGATGGCCACCAGGGCTGGGCCGCCGGGATGCTGACGTCGTTAGCGAGCCTCCTCTTCTTCTGGTCGATGCTGCAGCAGTGCATCCCCAGCATGCTAAAGGAATACCTGGACACCCTCACCACCCGGATCGTCGACGCCATATCCCCCTACGACACCATCACCATCGACGAGAAAGATCCCGACTTCTTCGGCCGCAGCGAGGCCTACCTCACCACCGAGGCCTACCTGAGCGCCACCTGCGCCTCCCGCGCACGCAGCCTCCGCGCCACGCTCGACATCGACGACGATCGCATGAGCCTATCCATGGACGACTACGAGGCGGTGGTCGACGAGTTCCATGGAGCCAACATGTGCTGGAACAAGAGCAAGGTGGTGCCCCGCgccaccaccatcatcaccgaacaCCCCGGCCGCACGGACGAGCGCCGCATGTACCGCCTCACcttccaccaccgccaccgggtGCTCGTGGAGGACAGCTACCTGCCGCACGTCCTCGCCGAGGGCCGCGAAGCCATGGCCAGGAACCGCCAACGCAGCCTCTACACCAACAAGCCCAAGGACGACTGGTCAGGCGACTACGATGCATGGAGCAGCGTCAAGTTTGAGCATCCCTCCACCTTTGCCACGCTCGCCATGGACCCCGGAAGGAAGCAGCAGATCCTTGACGACCTCGAGATGTTCCATGACGGCAAGGACTTCTACGCCTCCGTCGGCAAGGCGTGGAAGCGAGGCTACCTCCTGTTTGGCCCTCCTGGCACCGGCAAGTCCACCATGATCGCCGCCATTGCCAACTTCCTCCACTACGATGTCTATGACCTCGAGCTCACCGCGGTCAAGAGCAACAGCGAGCTGCGGAGGCTTTTCATCGACACCAAAGACAAGTCCATCATCGTCATCGAGGACATCGACTGCTCCATCGATCTCACCGGCAAGCGCAAGAAGAAGGGCAAGACCAagcaaaagaagaaagatgacgaCAACGAGAGCAAGGTGACCCTCTCGGGTGTGCTCAACTTCATAGATGGGCTATGGTCCGGGTGCGGCGGCGAGCGGGTCATCGTGTTCACCACCAACCACAAGGAGAACCTCGACCCAGCGCTCATCCGACGGGGCAGGATGGACATGCATATCGAGATGTCCTACTGCTGCTTCGAGTCCTTCAAGGTGCTTGCCAACAACTACCTAGGCGTCACCGACCACAGTTTGTTCACAGAAATCCAGAAGCTTTTAGGCGAGGTCAACATGTCGCCGGCCGACGTGGCCGAGAACTTGATGCCCAGGTCCAAGAAGAAGGATGCCGACGCCTACCTTGGTAGGCTGGTTACGGCGCTCAAAGAGAAAGCTGTGGCCGGGGacaaaggggaagaggaggacgatAGCAGCGACcaagatgaggaggaagaagggagcAAAAAGAACGATAACACTGACAAAGACGATGATGGCAAGTAG
- the LOC124694397 gene encoding zinc finger CCCH domain-containing protein 44-like: protein MDGGPSGMDDDSHFLGSMMGDTVLAQPAAAPATAPAVPAPPPYQQQQQIAPPPKKRRGRPPRNQLGPAAPAPTAAAKQAAARKKEEDDEEVVCFICFDGGDLVVCDRRGCPKVYHPACVKRDEAFFQGRSKWNCGWHICSSCEKAAVHYMCYTCTFSVCKVCIKHGKFFSVRGNKGFCDTCYGTIVLVEAKDEGGDTTKVKVDFDDRLSWEYLFKLYWLDLKGKLSLTMEELTDAKSRWNAPITYARKEKDESSDDLYDANYDEGAGSDCSPGKRKRANASRKKGQRRRKAHSVCNVKVENAEIATGNAESLPKKEPSEGVPLDSKWASPELLEFVGHMRDGDQSFISQFDVQAILLEYIKKNDLRNPRRKSQIICDSRLHRLFRKTHVAHFEMLRLLEMHFIATDASTVNNGNHDTINVNSAQIDDSGYGEITDKPCPGRKKRMHRKIEREPLANLKDYAAIDMHNINLIYMRRSLMEDLLDDPTFSDKISGGFVRIKITDVGQKQHMYRLVKVVGTHKVSEKYSTGKKTTNFALEILNLSKKEIITMDTISNQDFTEEECRRLRQSMKYNLISRLKVGDIQEKATIFQSVRFNDRLENEKQRLGYLRDRASETGRKKELREYVEKLELLNTSEERTRIMNELLEVHVDSHMDPEYDSAEEMEDKPAVEQNENGKRSKGFSPIKVQNFAKKMADAIRHPKNLSKQSTSQKLGAVRNSKNFHSTNGMDIPKSGMNISSRISEAAPLSSSPVKLSTDIEPEKVWHYKDPSGNVQGPFTLLQLSKWTAYFPRDLRVWLIFESEERSLLLTEVLSKQPKDFGQAASVRSSKTTLAGSAQHRNSSNVDMNSTLSPVGYNMSSIPERGSAHASDGRFSLKTSSVPPKVADNDNCRIQQHAKYSGFVSSSGSLHAQPDLKHDAVQGRCSAEWNNGHSRGDLWSPSTTQASCSGQNSVESHNNHHASRSLVQHDSKSSLQEGSLKDLDLRQEHSRTIPTQLARRDVPSPVLALSPSESRTASSQYESSCLSSTNPSLHDELHSSITSEKAKSCAPATSVEDRGSSSPSGMLTHSERVPSISETCKVGEIKNEQKICEADASNASVNQSPQSKMFPDSSPDNQDIEREYPSATQKSESKKSMDQLGSTSLPLEIIDAKIPDQLPVDIVSQKSDLPTDEKRATDSVSNPQKADLSGEDSHTQKECYSEPILAPMEKSVADPASCAETIDAPDVPELVSGPPTEEMGVTDSVPNIEKADLSGEDSNTQKERYTEATLLTREKLIADPVSCAETINVSDVPESVSNLEKRDSKGQDSSIQKELYKESGLVASEKTVADASCAKSDLSHVPGRDFKGEDSNIQEELYSKAALVTTEKMVAEPSSCSKSIDVSNVLQSVSNLERRDLKDEDSVIQKELFSESTPVTSEKMVVEPVSWSESIDVSDVLQSVSNLERRNLKDKDSIIQKELFSESTLVTSEKLVVDPAPCAESIDVSDVLDSVFNLERAGLKAEHSNIQKELREESTTVTRENIVIEPPSCESVHVSGVVGSVFNLNKTYLEGEGSDIQKELHEGSTLVTRENVVPDALESLIERNRGTLCMDAIAAIEEFMTTSPGEEPQCSSPIALSPWGESGYYQGDAVDSGLWGVQDDSINDMWSLLSPTPAPQHLSGAKSDGSGIHGINAVAATQGEIDFFQRGPTPGEYWGLTEQEKPKATAAPVSSSVDLNTGLFGWQPSASERPIMEAAWSTSQNPNLYYNYQTAASVRTSQEASVKREVFTEYDAANSGGALGNNTKSWNASTGNANRGSQRRDRYSQISESWLLSSNNSRSRSDALGGGGTSRTAPRGACKFHENGYCRKGSSCNYLHR from the exons GCTGGCACATATGCAGCAGCTGCGAGAAGGCGGCAGTGCACTACATGTGCTACACCTGCACCTTCTCCGTCTGCAAAGTCTGCATCAAGCACGGCAAGTTCTTCAGCGTCAGGGGGAACAAGGGCTTCTGCGACACCTGCTACGGGACCATAGTGTTGGTAGAGGCAAAAGACGAAGGCGGTGATACGACTAAG GTTAAGGTTGATTTTGATGATCGATTGAGCTGGGAATACCTGTTCAAGCTATATTGGTTGGATCTGAAAGGGAAGCTTTCATTAACAATGGAAGAACTGACTGATGCCAAGAGTCGATGGAATGCTCCTATCACGTACGCTAGGAAAGAAAAGGATGAATCATCTGATGATCTATATGATGCTAATTATGACGAGGGTGCTGGTTCTGACTGCTCCCCAGGAAAACGAAAGCGTGCTAATGCTTCAAGGAAAAAGGGTCAAAGACGACGAAAAGCACATTCTGTTTGTAATGTAAAAGTTGAAAATGCAGAGATCGCAACTGGAAATGCAGAAAGTCTGCCCAAGAAAGAACCAAGTGAAGGGGTGCCACTGGATTCCAAATGGGCTTCACCAGAGTTACTCGAGTTTGTGGGCCACATGAGAGACGGTGACCAATCTTTTATTTCCCAGTTTGACGTACAGGCTATTTTGCTTGAATACATAAAAAAGAATGACCTCCGCAATCCTCGAAGGAAAAGTCAAATTATCTGTGATTCAAGACTTCACCGCTTGTTCAGAAAAACGCATGTTGCTCATTTTGAGATGTTGAGGCTTCTGGAGATGCACTTTATTGCAACTGATGCTTCAACAGTAAATAATGGCAACCATGATACCATCAATGTTAATTCAGCTCAGATAGATGACAGTGGATATGGTGAGATAACAGACAAACCGTGTCCTGGTAGGAAGAAGAGGATGCATAGAAAGATAGAAAGAGAACCACTGGCAAATCTCAAGGATTACGCAGCAATTGATATGCACAATATAAATTTGATTTACATGCGTCGCAGCTTGATGGAAGATCTTCTTGATGATCCCACATTCTCAGACAAAATTTCTGGGGGTTTTGTGAGGATAAAAATTACCGATGTTGGACAGAAGCAACATATGTATCGTCTTGTAAAAGTAGTTG GGACGCATAAGGTTTCAGAAAAATACAGCACGGGGAAGAAAACAACAAATTTTGCACTCGAGATATTAAATCTAAGCAAAAAGGAGATTATCACGATGGATACAATATCAAATCAGGACTTTACAGAG GAGGAGTGCAGACGCTTGAGGCAGAGCATGAAGTATAATCTAATCAGCCGACTAAAAGTG GGTGATATTCAAGAGAAAGCCACGATCTTCCAGTCTGTAAGATTTAATGAT CGGTTGGAAAATGAGAAGCAGAGGCTGGGCTATCTTCGAGACCGTGCAAGTGAAACAGGACGCAAAAAGGA ACTTCGAGAGTATGTGGAAAAGCTGGAGCTCCTGAACACTTCCGAGGAAAGAACGCGCATAATGAATGAACTTCTAGAAGTACATGTTGATTCTCATATGGATCCAGAGTATGATTCTGCTGAAGAAATGGAGGATAAACCGGCTG TTGAACAGAATGAAAATGGCAAAAGATCAAAGGGGTTCTCACCAATTAAAGtgcaaaattttgcaaagaaaatgGCTGATGCTATCCGCCATCCCAAAAACCTATCTAAACAGAGTACATCACAGAAATTGGGAGCAGTAAGAAACTCCAAGAATTTCCATTCAACAAATGGTATGGATATTCCAAAATCTGGCATGAATATAAGCAGCAGGATCTCAGAAGCTGCACCCCTTTCATCTTCCCCAGTAAAACTATCAACTGACATAGAGCCAGAGAAAGTATGGCATTACAAGGATCCTTCTGGAAATGTCCAGGGTCCATTTACTCTTTTGCAGCTATCTAAATGGACAGCTTACTTCCCACGTGACCTGAGAGTATGGCTGATTTTTGAGAGTGAAGAAAGATCATTGCTCTTGACAGAAGTGCTTTCAAAACAACCAAAAGATTTTGGTCAGGCTGCGTCAGTTAGAAGTAGTAAAACAACATTGGCAGGCTCTGCACAGCACAGAAACAGCTCAAACGTGGATATGAATAGCACTCTATCCCCAGTTGGTTATAATATGTCTTCTATTCCAGAAAGGGGAAGTGCGCACGCTTCAGATGGCAGGTTTTCTCTAAAAACAAGCTCGGTTCCACCAAAGGTTGCTGACAATGATAATTGTCGAATTCAGCAGCATGCCAAGTATTCAGGTTTTGTTTCATCTTCTGGGAGTCTACATGCACAGCCAGACTTGAAACATGATGCAGTACAGGGAAGATGCTCTGCTGAATGGAATAATGGCCACAGCCGGGGCGATCTGTGGAGTCCAAGCACGACACAGGCAAGTTGCAGCGGGCAGAATAGTGTAGAATCTCATAATAATCATCATGCCTCACGGTCACTGGTTCAGCATGATTCTAAAAGTAGTTTACAAGAAGGTTCTCTAAAGGATTTAGATTTGAGGCAGGAACATTCACGGACTATACCTACTCAACTAGCCAGGAGAGATGTCCCCAGCCCTGTACTTGCTTTGAGCCCATCTGAGTCCAGAACTGCTTCAAGTCAATATGAAAGCTCTTGTTTGAGTTCAACCAATCCGAGCCTTCATGATGAACTTCATTCTTCTATTACTTCCGAAAAGGCTAAGAGTTGTGCTCCTGCAACTTCTGTTGAAGACAGAGGATCTAGTTCGCCATCTGGCATGCTGACCCACTCTGAAAGAGTTCCATCCATTTCTGAAACATGCAAGGTGGGGGAGATAAAGAACGAGCAAAAAATATGTGAAGCTGATGCATCAAATGCTTCAGTTAACCAGTCTCCTCAGTCCAAGATGTTCCCTGATTCTTCTCCTGATAACCAAGACATTGAACGCGAATACCCTAGTGCAACTCAGAAGTCTGAGAGTAAGAAATCTATGGACCAGTTAGGGTCAACATCATTACCACTTGAAATTATAGATGCCAAGATACCTGACCAATTGCCAGTTGATATTGTTTCGCAAAAATCTGATCTTCCAACTGATGAAAAACGTGCCACGGATTCAGTATCTAACCCGCAAAAGGCAGATTTAAGTGGAGAAGACTCGCATACTCAAAAAGAATGCTACAGCGAGCCTATTCTTGCCCCAATGGAGAAATCAGTAGCTGATCCTGCTTCTTGTGCAGAGACGATAGATGCTCCTGATGTTCCGGAATTAGTATCTGGTCCTCCAACTGAGGAAATGGGGGTCACGGATTCAGTACCTAACATTGAGAAAGCAGATTTGAGTGGTGAAGATTCAAATACTCAAAAAGAGCGTTACACTGAGGCTACTCTTCTCACAAGGGAGAAATTGATAGCTGATCCCGTTTCTTGTGCTGAGACGATTAACGTGTCTGATGTTCCGGAATCAGTATCTAATCTAGAGAAAAGAGATTCTAAGGGTCAAGATTCAAGTATTCAAAAAGAATTGTACAAGGAGTCTGGTCTTGTCGCGAGTGAGAAAACGGTAGCTGATGCTTCTTGTGCCAAGTCAGATTTGTCTCATGTTCCGGGAAGAGATTTCAAGGGTGAAGATTCAAATATCCAAGAAGAACTGTATAGCAAAGCTGCTCTTGTCACAACTGAGAAAATGGTGGCTGAACCCTCCTCTTGTTCCAagtcaatagatgtgtccaatgtTTTGCAATCAGTATCTAACCTGGAGCGAAGAGATTTGAAAGATGAAGATTCAGTTATTCAAAAGGAATTGTTTAGTGAGTCCACTCCTGTCACAAGTGAGAAAATGGTGGTTGAACCTGTCTCTTGGTCTGAGTCAATAGATGTGTCTGATGTTTTGCAATCAGTATCTAATCTGGAAAGAAGAAATCTAAAAGATAAAGATTCAATTATTCAAAAGGAACTGTTCAGTGAGTCTACTCTTGTCACAAGTGAGAAATTGGTGGTTGATCCCGCTCCTTGTGCTGAGTCGATTGATGTCTCCGATGTCTTGGACTCAGTATTTAACCTAGAGAGAGCAGGTTTGAAAGCTGAACACTCGAATATTCAGAAGGAATTGCGGGAGGAGTCTACTACTGTCACAAGGGAGAACATAGTAATTGAGCCTCCCTCTTGTGAGTCAGTACATGTGTCTGGTGTTGTGGGATCAGTATTTAACTTGAATAAGACATATTTAGAAGGTGAAGGCTCAGATATTCAAAAAGAATTGCATGAAGGGTCTACTCTTGTCACAAGAGAGAACGTGGTGCCTGATGCCTTGGAGTCTTTAATAGAACGGAATCGTGGGACTTTGTGCATGGATGCAATAGCAGCAATAGAAGAATTCATGACCACTTCACCTGGGGAAGAACCACAATGCTCTAGCCCCATCGCATTATCTCCCTGGGGTGAATCTGGTTACTATCAAGGTGATGCTGTTGATTCTGGGCTATGGGGTGTCCAAGATGACTCAATCAATGATATGTGGTCATTGCTGTCACCGACGCCTGCTCCCCAACATTTATCTG GGGCTAAATCCGATGGGAGCGGCATTCACGGTATCAATGCGGTAGCTGCTACCCAAGGAGAGATTGATTTTTTCCAAAGAGGTCCAACACCAGGGGAGTATTGGGGATTGACTGAGCAG GAGAAACCGAAAGCAACTGCTGCGCCAGTATCATCATCAGTAGATTTGAACACAGGATTATTTGGTTGGCAACCATCAGCCAGTGAGAGGCCAATCATGGAAGCCGCATGGAGCACTAGCCAGAATCCAAACTTGTACTACAATTACCAAACAGCAGCATCAGTTAGAACCTCTCAGGAAGCATCAGTGAAGCGGGAAGTATTCACTGAATATGATGCCGCTAATTCGGGAGGAGCACTAGGGAACAACACGAAGAGCTGGAACGCGTCCACTGGTAATGCCAACCGAGGCAGCCAGCGCCGTGACAGGTACTCTCAGATCAGCGAGTCCTGGCTTCTCAGCTCAAACAACTCTAGGAGTAGGTCAGATGCACTTGGCGGCGGTGGGACATCACGAACAGCCCCGAGGGGGGCATGTAAATTCCACGAGAACGGGTACTGCAGGAAGGGTTCCTCCTGTAACTACCTGCACCGTTAA
- the LOC124701215 gene encoding transmembrane and coiled-coil domain-containing protein 4-like, with amino-acid sequence MAAALLTPTQRYAAGALLALALRQAQIHQSVLLGAPSSAAADDERASSASGGSSGSSGGSGEDAADDAGLWTHDSRGLLRPVFRFLEINPAAWAGLEETAASPEAKHHIGAFLRMIFEEDGESSSDRSDQEHALAKGVDVMAMSLRSDHVEDESTKEGDQGLSTSSGTAESPAGGSPEDLLGVDKLSLDDVPATDHRKMSLLFALLFACVADKPVSQEEEDRKSSRFRKGYDARHRVALRLLATWLDVKWIKMEAIEVMVACSAMAAAKEQEQSGENASPKSKWAKWKRGGIIGAAALTGGALLAITGGLAAPAIAAGFGALAPTLGTLMPVIGASGFAAMATAAGSVAGSVAVAASFGAAGAGLTGTKMARRIGSVKEFEFKPIGENHNQGRLAVGIMVSGFAFDKEDYVRPWEGWKDNLERYILQWESKHIIAVSTAIQDWLTSRLALELMKQGAMRTVLSGFLAAFAWPATLLAATDFIDSKWSVAIDRSDKAGKMLAEVLMKGLQGNRPVTLVGFSLGARVIFKCLQELALSSGNEGLVERVVLLGAPVSVKGEQWEPARKMVAGRFVNVYSKDDWILGVTFRASLLTQGLAGIQAVDVPGVENVDVTELVDGHSSYLLAAQRILEHLELNTYYPVFIPLPPAVSKEQM; translated from the exons atggcggcggcgctgctgacGCCGACGCAGCGGTACGCGGCGGGGGCCCTgctcgcgctcgcgctccgccaggCGCAGATCCACCAGTCCGTCCTCCTCGGCGccccttcctccgccgccgcagACGACGAGCGCGCCAGCAGCGCCAGCGGCGGGAGCAGCGGCAGCTCCGGAGGCAGCGGGGAGgacgccgccgacgacgcggGGCTCTGGACGCACGACTCCCGCGGCCTCCTCCGCCCCGTCTTCAG GTTCCTGGAGATCAACCCCGCGGCGTGGGCGGGGCTGGAGGAGACGGCCGCGTCGCCGGAGGCCAAGCACCACATCGGCGCG TTCCTAAGGATGATCTTCGAAGAAGACGGCGAGAGCTCTTCGGACAGATCCGACCAGGAGCACGCGCTGGCCAAAGGAGTCGATGTGATGGCAATGAGTTTGCGCAGTGATCATGTAGAGGATGAATCCACCAAAGAAGGTGACCAAGGTCTCTCTACTAGTTCCGGTACGGCCGAATCACCGGCGGGAGGCTCCCCCGAGGACTTGCTCGGAGTCGATAAGCTGTCCCTGGACGACGTTCCTGCCACCGATCACCGCAAGATGTCGTTGCTGTTTGCGCTTCTCTTTGCCTGCGTGGCTGATAAGCCCGTGtcgcaagaggaagaggacaggAAGTCATCTCGCTTCAGGAAGGGCTACGACGCTCGGCATCGGGTCGCTCTTCGGTTACTGGCAACATGGCTCGATGTGAAGTGGATCAAAATG GAAGCCATCGAGGTAATGGTTGCGTGCTCTGCTATGGCAGCAGCAAAAGAACAAGAACAGTCTGGAGAAAACGCATCTCCCAAAAGCAAATGGGCGAAATGGAAGCGTGGAGGAATCATTGGTGCAGCTGCGTTGACTGGGGGAGCATTACTGGCTATTACTGGGG GTTTAGCTGCTCCAGCAATTGCTGCTGGATTTGGTGCTCTTGCTCCAACGCTCGGCACACTTATGCCTGTTATAGGAGCCAGTGGATTTGCTGCTATGGCTACTGCTGCAGGATCTGTTGCTGGCTCTGTGGCAGTGGCTGCATCATTTGGGG CTGCTGGAGCTGGCTTGACGGGCACCAAAATGGCCAGAAGGATTGGGAGTGTAAAAGAATTTGAGTTCAAACCGATTGGTGAGAACCATAATCAGGGT CGTCTTGCGGTTGGCATCATGGTTTCTGGATTTGCTTTTGACAAGGAGGACTACGTTAGGCCTTGGGAAGGATGGAAGGATAACCTAGAAAG gtatattcttcaatggGAGTCTAAGCATATAATTGCAGTGAGTACAGCAATACAAGATTGGTTAACATCAA GACTTGCTCTGGAATTAATGAAGCAAGGAGCGATGAGAACAGTTTTAAGTGGCTTTCTTGCAGCATTTGCATGGCCCGCTACTCTGCTTGCAGCTACGGATTTTATTGATAGCAAATGGTCCGTTGCTATAGACAG ATCAGACAAGGCAGGAAAAATGCTTGCTGAAGTACTTATGAAGGGATTGCAAGGGAACAG GCCTGTTACCCTTGTTGGGTTTTCACTAGGGGCGCGTGTCATATTCAAATGTTTACAGGAGCTTGCTTTATCAAGTGGCAATG AAGGACTTGTTGAGAGGGTTGTACTCCTAGGTGCACCAGTTTCAGTGAAAGGCGAGCAGTGGGAGCCTGCTAGGAAG ATGGTTGCTGGAAGATTTGTGAACGTGTACTCCAAAGATGACTGGATTCTTGGTGTCACTTTTCGCGCAAG TCTACTCACCCAAGGATTGGCTGGAATACAGGCGGTTGATGTTCCTGGTGTCGAAAAT GTTGATGTTACTGAGCTTGTTGATGGCCATTCCTCCTACCTGTTGGCCGCGCAACGGATCCTGGAGCATCTTGAACTAAACACCTACTATCCTGtttttatccctctaccaccggCGGTTAGCAAGGAACAGATGTAA